The following nucleotide sequence is from Kiritimatiella glycovorans.
CCCCTCACAGGTCGTGCATTTAAGCGGCGGAGTATAGGATACGCGGCGCGGTCGGCGAAAGAACTTTCACCGTCGGACAGGAACCCCGTCGTCTTATCCGCCCGCGCGCCCGAACCGGCGGTCCAGCTCGCTGCGGCTGATGTAGATCATCGTCGGGCGCCCGTGCGGGCAGGTGTAGGGCATGTCCGCGCGGGTCAGGGCGTCGAGCAGGCCCTGGATTTCGCCCGTCCTGAGCGTGTCACGCTGCTTGACCGCCGCCCGGCACGCCGCGCGGGCCACGGCTTCGTGCGCCCAGGTCTCGGTGCCGCCGTGACCGCCGCCGGCTTCGAGGGCGCGGGCGACTTCGAGCAGCAGCTCCCCGGGATCGCCCTCGCGGAGATAGTCGGGCAGGGCGTCGACCATGAAGTGCGCCCCGCCGAATTCCGATACGCCGAAGCCCATCTCGACCAGCAGGGAGACGTGGCGCGCCACGATTTCCGCATCGCGCGGGGGCAGTTCCACACTGACCGGCTGGAGCAGACCCTGCGACTGCACGCGCTTCTCGAGCGCCTCGCGCATGAACCGCTCGTAGAGAACGCGTTCGTGGGCGGCGTGGGGATCCAGGATGATCAGGCCGCCCTCGGCCTCGAGCAGGACATAGAGGCCGCCGAACTGTCCCCGGATACGGGCGTTCTGCCAGGGGGGCGCGGGTGAGTCGGCGGGAGCTTGCGCGGGTTGGCGTCCCTCTTCCGCGGAGGCCCGCCGTTCGGCGCCTTCCGTCCGCAGCAGCTCGCCCGTACGGAAGACCCCGGCGGCCGGAAGCGGAGAAAAGGTTTTTGAGTCGCGCCCCGCGGCGGGCGCGGTCCATCCCGCGGAATGCGCGGGGGACGCCTTCGCCCCGTCCGCGCCGGAACCGGACCCCCGCAATCCCTCCCGAACGGCCTCGATCACGAGATCGCGCACCTCCGCCCCGTTTCTGAACCGGACCTCGCGCTTGGTGGGGTGCACGTTGACGTCGACCAGGGCGGGGTCGATTTCGAGAAACAGGAATACTATGGCATGACGGCCTTTCGGGATCAGGTCCCCGTAGGCCCGGTTGAGCGCGTGATAGACGAGCGGCGCGGCGGCCGGGCGGCCGTTGACCACGAACAGCTGGTCTCCGCGTCCGCGCCGGTGCACGGTGGGATCCGCGGCGAACCCGCCGATTTTGAGGCCGTGCATGCGTAGAGAAACCGGCTTCAGCGACGGCAGAAGGGAGGTGCCGTACAAGGCCCCGATGCGGTGCAGCATGTCGTCGCCCGCGGGAAGACGGAACGATTCCTTTTCATCGACCTTCAGCGTCATCCCCACCTCCGGGCGCGAGAGGGCGTGGACCAGGAAGCACTGGCGGGCGTGATTGAGCTCGGTGGCGGGAGCACGCAGGAACTTTTTGCGTGCAGGCACATTGTAGAACAGGCGACGGACTTCGATGCTCGTGCCGACAGGGCATCCGGCCTCACGGACTTCCCTGAACCGGCCTCCGTCGATGAGGATTTCCGTGCCCGCCTCATCCTCCGCGGTGCGGGTGGTCAACGTGAACCGCGAGACCGACGCAATCGCCGCCAGCGCCTCTCCGCGGAATCCGAGCGTTCCGATCCGCACCAGGTCGTCCGCCGCGCGGATTTTACTGGTCGCATGCCGCTCGATGCTCAGCAATGCGTCGTCGCGGTTCATCCCGCGGCCGTTATCGGTGACGACGAGCTTCCTGCGGCCGCCGTCGACCAGCTCCACGTCCACCTGCGTCGCCCCGGCATCGACCGCGTTCTCAATCAGCTCCTTGAGCACGGAAGCGGGGCGCTCCACCACCTCGCCGGCGGCGATCTGATTAATGACGGTGTCGGAGAGCAGCCGGATGTGTTTTTCGGCGGACATTGCGGCCCTTTATAGCGCACCCGCCGATACGGGGAAAGCGAGGAGTAGCGGTTACTCCATCGCTGACTATGACCGCGAGTACGCGACGGCCCGCGCCATGGATGCACAAAAACGGGGCCCGTAATTCCCGTTCCTCACTATTCTCCGCCCGCCGGGTCGTGCAGGTGCGGTTCGCCGGACCGGGTTCGCGGCCCCGCACGGTCCCGGCGATGCTCGTGCAGCCTCCGGAACGCTTCCCGGATGGTCTGTTCGAGCTGTTCGCTCTTTTCCTCGCCGAGATAGGCGCGCAACTCGCGCTTGTGCATCACGCGGGCACGCATGAGTTTTTCCTGGATTCCAAGGACCTGTTCGATCGCGGCGTTCACCTCTTGGGTACTCACCGCCGGATCATTTTCGAGTTCATGAAGATCCCGCATCGCGACCCGAAGCTCTTCCCTGAGAGGTTCGGTCTTTTCCTTGTGGGCGCGGGTCATGCTCATGACCCGCTGCCGCTGCTCCTCGCTCAGGCCGGCCTGTTCGAGAATCCTTTCGCGGACGTGCTCGAATCGCTCGCCACGGGGGCCGCCCGGACCCTCTCCGGGACCGGCCCACAGCATCGTCGGCCACAGGCAGGCCGCGAGAATCACAGCCGCGTAAGGGGTTGTTCGCTTCATGGTATCGCCTCCTTGATTCGATGTTTCCCGGACCGAATCCGGTCCTCGCATCACCCAACGGGAGCGAGGTCCGTTTATTGCCGTCGCACCGCTCCCGTTTGAGTCATCTGAACTCCCACCGCCGCGAGCACGGGGCGAGCAGCCGGTTGCCGTCGCGCGTAATCTCGACCGTGTCCTCGATCCGCACCCCGCCGGTTCCGGGGTAATACAGGCCGGGTTCGATCGTCACCACATGCCCCTCTTCGAGCACCCCGCCCCCGGGCGCGATGCGCGGCGCCTCGTGAATTTCGAGTCCCACCCCGTGTCCCGTGCCATGAATAAACCCCGAGGGCGGCCTGCTGCGGACATCCGTGACGTACC
It contains:
- a CDS encoding Spy/CpxP family protein refolding chaperone; amino-acid sequence: MKRTTPYAAVILAACLWPTMLWAGPGEGPGGPRGERFEHVRERILEQAGLSEEQRQRVMSMTRAHKEKTEPLREELRVAMRDLHELENDPAVSTQEVNAAIEQVLGIQEKLMRARVMHKRELRAYLGEEKSEQLEQTIREAFRRLHEHRRDRAGPRTRSGEPHLHDPAGGE
- the mutL gene encoding DNA mismatch repair endonuclease MutL — its product is MSAEKHIRLLSDTVINQIAAGEVVERPASVLKELIENAVDAGATQVDVELVDGGRRKLVVTDNGRGMNRDDALLSIERHATSKIRAADDLVRIGTLGFRGEALAAIASVSRFTLTTRTAEDEAGTEILIDGGRFREVREAGCPVGTSIEVRRLFYNVPARKKFLRAPATELNHARQCFLVHALSRPEVGMTLKVDEKESFRLPAGDDMLHRIGALYGTSLLPSLKPVSLRMHGLKIGGFAADPTVHRRGRGDQLFVVNGRPAAAPLVYHALNRAYGDLIPKGRHAIVFLFLEIDPALVDVNVHPTKREVRFRNGAEVRDLVIEAVREGLRGSGSGADGAKASPAHSAGWTAPAAGRDSKTFSPLPAAGVFRTGELLRTEGAERRASAEEGRQPAQAPADSPAPPWQNARIRGQFGGLYVLLEAEGGLIILDPHAAHERVLYERFMREALEKRVQSQGLLQPVSVELPPRDAEIVARHVSLLVEMGFGVSEFGGAHFMVDALPDYLREGDPGELLLEVARALEAGGGHGGTETWAHEAVARAACRAAVKQRDTLRTGEIQGLLDALTRADMPYTCPHGRPTMIYISRSELDRRFGRAGG